In a single window of the Nitrospirota bacterium genome:
- a CDS encoding polyprenyl synthetase family protein: MDIVQYLKYKKELVDNYLEAYVSSKKGRNGCPEELYEAMRYALMAGGKRIRPILALAGYEAVNGRSNNVMPVASSLELIHTYSLIHDDLPAMDDDDMRRNKPTTHIAFGEATAILAGDALLTEAFNIISNSNAEPGILINVIKEVTHACGPDGMVGGQTVDILMEGKKAEKNDIIYIHTHKTGVFIKAAVRVGAMMANATKDELAALTTYGDNVGLAFQIVDDILDITGTTEELGKTAGSDNVNAKNTYPSIFGIEESRKIAEALISDAVKALEGFDEKADPLREIAKYIISRRN, from the coding sequence ATGGATATCGTTCAGTATCTTAAATATAAAAAAGAGCTTGTCGACAATTATCTTGAGGCCTATGTCTCATCCAAAAAAGGCCGGAACGGCTGCCCCGAAGAACTTTATGAGGCGATGAGATACGCGCTTATGGCCGGCGGCAAAAGGATAAGGCCGATCCTGGCGCTCGCAGGCTATGAAGCTGTTAACGGCAGATCAAATAACGTAATGCCTGTAGCTTCATCTCTTGAACTGATACACACGTATTCATTGATCCATGATGACCTTCCGGCGATGGATGATGATGATATGAGAAGGAACAAGCCGACCACACATATCGCATTCGGAGAGGCCACGGCAATACTTGCGGGCGACGCCCTGCTGACCGAGGCGTTCAATATCATCTCCAACTCAAACGCAGAACCCGGCATACTCATCAATGTGATAAAAGAAGTGACACATGCCTGCGGGCCTGACGGAATGGTCGGAGGGCAGACTGTAGATATACTGATGGAAGGGAAGAAGGCGGAAAAGAATGACATCATATATATTCATACACATAAAACAGGAGTATTCATTAAAGCGGCGGTGCGCGTGGGAGCAATGATGGCAAATGCCACGAAAGATGAACTTGCCGCGCTGACAACATACGGAGATAATGTAGGGCTCGCATTTCAGATAGTTGATGATATTCTTGACATAACCGGCACAACAGAGGAGCTCGGAAAGACAGCAGGCTCTGACAATGTAAATGCTAAAAACACATACCCCTCCATATTCGGCATTGAGGAGTCAAGGAAGATAGCAGAGGCACTTATATCTGATGCCGTCAAGGCGCTTGAGGGTTTTGATGAAAAGGCAGACCCGCTCAGGGAGATCGCAAAATATATTATATCGAGGCGGAATTAG